The sequence below is a genomic window from Pongo abelii isolate AG06213 chromosome 15, NHGRI_mPonAbe1-v2.0_pri, whole genome shotgun sequence.
CCATAATGCGCTCAGCCTTGAATTTATCTTTCCATTTGcctggaaaaaaaggaagatgggCATCAGCCAGGTAGGAGATAAAAGGGTGGAAGTGTGTGAATGAAAGGAGCCCTGAGCCCCTTTGGTGAGACACTTCCCTCTGCTTCAGCTtcatcttctgtaaaatgggattcaAATGAAACTGTCTGGCTGCTGGAGAGCTTTTGTGAGAATCACCTGAAGATAAAGAAGAATCCAGAGTTTCTATATACTTGACCTAATTGGCAAAATCCTGGCGCCACAGAAGAAGTCTCTATATTTGGCTCTGTTTATTCGATAGCGGCTTGGGGATGGTTAATGAAAGTTAATGAGTAAAATCGGAACTCCTTATGCCTTGCCGCCTTTGGCTGGAGGCTTCCTGTCTCATGCAGAGGGCTGGTTCCCTCGAGATACCAGGACAGCATTGTGCTTACTACTCCTGAGGCCTTTCCCTGGATCAGCAGGGAAATGCAGATGCCTAGGCAGCCTCCCCTCTGCCGTACCAAGAAAGCTTCACCATCGAGGCATGCCAAGTGGGCAGGTGCCTCAGGGACCCTTGAGCTCAGCTTTCTCATTGGACAGAAGGAGGAGACGGGGGCTGGAGAGCGACCTGGGCCTGCCCTAAGGCCACAGCAGAGCCAGGACCTCAGTTGTGCTGACTGCAGCCTGGCTGCTCTCCACTGCCCTCCTTTGCCTCAAGAGCAAGGGAGCCTCAGAGTGGAGGAAGCAGCACCTGGCCTGcttcccacctcccctcccctatgCTGTTTTCCTGGGACAATAGGAGCTGGCTTAGAATGCCCTGGGGCCCACAGCACCCTGGCATTTTAACCCCTCAGGGGCAGGAAGGCAGCCTGAGATACAGAAGAGTTCATCACCTGCTGTATGCCACACACCATCCTCATGGTCTCTGCCACTTGTTTAACCGTTAAAACAACCTGACAGCAAGGATGCTATTTTGTCCATGCTAAGATGGGAAATTAGTACCTCAGAGAAGTAGAATGCATTGTCCTTTATcaaaagctagtaagtggtagaggcaggatttgaaccccaaTATTTTAGACGGCAAAGCTGACACTGCTTCTGGGACACTAGGGTCGTCTAAAGTATGTTCCATGAAACTATTCCTTTATGCATGTGCCACAGAATATTTTTCTGACTTTAGCATGTGGGAAGCATTTCATATTCTGCCCCCTCCCTATTAGGGATTTCCAATGAGTATTAGGACAATAAAGGCTCTGACAAGGTCTGTAGAGAAGATGATGGTTTGGCTGTCTTAAACTCATCATCCTTCAATCTTGTTTGATCAtggaaagtattttattgtttgtgtttGGAAAATTGCAGAATCCATGTTAAATGCCCTGCCATATCTCATAGTACATTGTCCAGGAAAGTTTAAGAACTAGTAGTTTGAGAATATGTTTGGATTATTTCAGTGGAAAGGGCTTGGGCAGGTAGTGCTACCTTACCGTGAAAGGAAACGTAATCCACCAGGGCAAGACTTGTGTCTTTTTTCAGGTGTTTGACCAAATCCACTACTTTTCTTCCAGTTCTTTTCTCCACATAATTGTTGATCTGCTCCTTGGCCTCCTCGGTGTCCCTGAAGTTGATGGAAGAGGCTTCTGAGTGGTACAGCTTCTTGATATCCTCCAAAAACGTGTCCACTAGCTTCACACTCTTGTTAACAAACAGGCTACTGCCGGTGGTCAGCTGGAGCTGGGTGTCTGGCCTGCTGAGGGCTTGGAGAACTTGCTGGAAGCATTCGTGGATCTTGGCCTCAGGCGTCTCCGTGAGGTTGACATTCAGGCCTTCCAGGATCTCCGTGCGAGTGTCAGCCTTGGTCCCCAGGGAGAGCATTGCAAAAGCCGTAGCCACGCTCGTTGGGGCGACTAAGATATTGCCGGTTTGTGATAGATCAGCCAGCTCTTTGTACAAATCAAAGGCGAGGTCAGTGATGTTATAGGAGATCTTCTGGCAAGCAGGGTCCTCCCAGtccccttgatcatggtgggaTGTATCCATCTTTTGGGCAGCATCTTCCTGGAGATCCTCAGCCAGGGAGCTGGGGACCAGGCAGCACAGGCCTGCCAGCAGGAGGACGCCCCATGAGACAGAGAATGGCATTGTCCTGCTGGACAGAGGCAGAGGGCCAGGCCCCAAGTCAGGGCACATGATGACTCCCAGTGACCAGGGACTGACATTGTGTGAAGACAACCGTGAATTATTAAACATCCACCATGTGCCCAGCCCGTTGCAAGCATTTTCCTACACCACCATCATTGAAAGAATCAGAAAGATAGCAAGCAGGTATAGGGTACTTAGCGTATGCCAAGAACAGTTCTAAGCACACGTGTGTTAACTCATTGCTTTCATGTAACAATCCTGTGAGGTGGTAATGCTACTATCCTccttttacacatgaggaaaccaaagcccaGAGAGGTGAGACCCCTGCCCAAGGTCAGCAAACAGGAAAAGCCAGCATCCTTCAGCCTGGCAGGCTGGGTCTTGAGTCCTTGCTCTCTGCAGCTCCACTTACCTCTGTAATGACCTTGAGGTGCAAATGCCACAGccccattttgttttattttatatttttggagacagagtctggctctaccGTCCAgggtggagcgcagtggcgtgatctcggctcactgcaacctccgcctcccgggttcaagcgtttctcctgcctcaatctcccgagtagcagggattataggcgtgcacaccacgccaggctaattttttgtattttagtggagacagggcttCGTCAAGTTGcccaggtggtctcgaactcctgacctcaagggatcctccctacttggcctcccaaaatgctgtgattagaggcatgagccagaGTGTCTGGCCCCCATTTTAGAAAAGAGGAAACTGGGGCAGGGGAAGCATAAGGGACTTTCCCAGGGTTACTAAGGAAGTGGGTTAAGTCAGGATCAGCAATGACTTCCACACACCACAACAGTCCTTGGAGATCTCCACTGACCTCTCTTATTTAGTGGACAGAGAAGCTCTGTCCCCAGAGGGACGGGATCCTGTGCCGTGACACACAGCCAGAGCTCAGAGGCGCTGTGTAAACCCAGCCTGCCTGATTTCTGCCTAGGCTCTCCCCAGATTCCACACACTTCACGCATCTCCCTCTCCTCCTAGCTGTGATGGACCTTCACTTTATAGGACCCTGGAGCCTGGTTTGATTATTGTCTGAGCCCTGTGACATTGCTGGCCTGGGGAATGCTGCTGATTAAAGCACATGACAGCCCTGTTTCTAGGGGCAATCGCAGACATTGCCTTTCATCTAAAGGTATGTCTTGTAATTTCCATTTTCATAGGATGGGAAAGGCGAACTCAGAGTGGTTCAGTAACttgttcaaggccacacagctggtcagGCAGAACTGGGAGCCAACAGGCCAACAGCTGCTGGCCAAGTGCTTTGCGTAGAGCTGTA
It includes:
- the LOC100937118 gene encoding alpha-1-antitrypsin-related protein isoform X1 is translated as MFNNSRLSSHNVSPWSLGVIMCPDLGPGPLPLSSRTMPFSVSWGVLLLAGLCCLVPSSLAEDLQEDAAQKMDTSHHDQGDWEDPACQKISYNITDLAFDLYKELADLSQTGNILVAPTSVATAFAMLSLGTKADTRTEILEGLNVNLTETPEAKIHECFQQVLQALSRPDTQLQLTTGSSLFVNKSVKLVDTFLEDIKKLYHSEASSINFRDTEEAKEQINNYVEKRTGRKVVDLVKHLKKDTSLALVDYVSFHGKWKDKFKAERIMVEGFHVDDKTIIRVPMINHLGRFDIHRDKELSSWVLAQHYVGNATAFFILPDPKKMWQLEEKLTYSHLENIQRAFDIRSINLHFPKLSISGTYELKRVLRNLGITKIFSNEADLSGVSQEAPLKLSKAVHVAVLTVDEKGTEATGAPHPEEKAWSKHQTVMFNRPFLLIIKDDITNFPLFIGKVVNPTQK
- the LOC100937118 gene encoding alpha-1-antitrypsin-related protein isoform X2; amino-acid sequence: MELHLSQSAQHRLGPYRGTMPFSVSWGVLLLAGLCCLVPSSLAEDLQEDAAQKMDTSHHDQGDWEDPACQKISYNITDLAFDLYKELADLSQTGNILVAPTSVATAFAMLSLGTKADTRTEILEGLNVNLTETPEAKIHECFQQVLQALSRPDTQLQLTTGSSLFVNKSVKLVDTFLEDIKKLYHSEASSINFRDTEEAKEQINNYVEKRTGRKVVDLVKHLKKDTSLALVDYVSFHGKWKDKFKAERIMVEGFHVDDKTIIRVPMINHLGRFDIHRDKELSSWVLAQHYVGNATAFFILPDPKKMWQLEEKLTYSHLENIQRAFDIRSINLHFPKLSISGTYELKRVLRNLGITKIFSNEADLSGVSQEAPLKLSKAVHVAVLTVDEKGTEATGAPHPEEKAWSKHQTVMFNRPFLLIIKDDITNFPLFIGKVVNPTQK